The sequence below is a genomic window from Streptomyces sudanensis.
TCCGCGCCGAGCTGGGCGACGCGACCGTGGACGGCTTCGCCCGCGCCCTCGCCGCGCGGGGCCTGGACATGGCCGACTACCTGCTGGTGCCGGTCCACCCCTGGCAGTGGTGGAACAAGCTGACCGTCACCTTCGCCGCGGAGATCGCCCGGCAGCGGCTGGTGTACCTCGGCGAGGGCGACGACACGTACCTGGCGCAGCAGTCGATCCGCACCTTCTTCAACACCTCCGACCCCGCCAAGCACTACGTCAAGACGGCCCTGTCGGTGCTGAACATGGGCTTCATGCGGGGCCTGTCCGCCGCGTACATGCAGGCCACGCCCGCCATCAACGACTGGCTCGCGGACCTGATCGACCGGGACGAGGTGCTGCGCGCGGCCCGCTTCTCGATCATCCGGGAGCGCGCGGCGGTCGGCTACCGGCACCTGGAGTACGAGGCGGCCACCGACCGGTACTCGCCCTACCGCAAGATGCTCGCCGCGCTGTGGCGGGAGAGCCCGGTGCCGTCCCTGGAGCCGGGGCAGCGGCTGGCCACCATGGCGTCGCTGCTGCACGTCGACCACGAGGGCGCCTCCTTCGCGGGCGCGCTGATCGCGGAGTCGGGGCTCGCCCCGGACCGGTGGCTGCGCCGCTACCTGGACGCGTACCTGCTACCGGTCCTGCACACCTTCTACGCCTACGACCTGGCGTGGATGCCGCACGGCGAGAACGTGATCCTCGTCATAGAGGACGGCGTGGTCCGGCGGGCGATCTTCAAGGACATCGCCGAGGAGATCGTCGTCATGGACCCGGACGCGCCGCTGCCGCCGGCCGTGGAGCGCATCCGGGTGGAGGTGCCCGAGGACCAGAAGCTGCTGTCGGTCTTCACGGACGTCTTCGACTGCTTCTTCCGCTTCCTGGGCGCCACGCTGGACGCCGAGGGCGTGCTGGACGAGGAGACGTTCTGGGCGACGGTCGCCGAGTGCGTCACCGCGTACCAGGCGTCCCGCCCGGAGCTGGCCGCGCGCTTCGCCCGGTACGACGTCTTCGCGGAGGAGTTCGCGCTGTCCTGCCTGAACCGGCTCCAGTTGCGCGACAACCGGCAGATGGTGGACCTGGCGGACCCGTCGGCGGCGCTCCAGCTCGTCGGGACGCTGCGCAACCCGCTCGCCAAGCACCGCCCGTAGGGGACGCCCCGGACCGGCCGGGGCCGGGGGCGCGAGCCTCCCGGCCCCGGCCGCGCCGTTCCCGCGGCCGGAACCGGGGGCCGGAATCCGGGACGCGCGGGGCCGGAGCCGGACCCGCCGGGCGGCCCGCTTCCGAGGCCCCCGCCGCGCCCCTCCCGGACCCGCCGCCCTCGACCCCACTGATGCGGACCGGATCGTTCCGTGGCCTCCATCACAAAGACTCCTGCCCGATTGCGGGCACGTTTCTTGCGAAACCGGCCCTTGAGCCCTCAGTATCTACGGGTGCTCGATCGTCGCCCGTCGCATGACGACCTCATCGACCACCTGGTGCGCAGCACCGCGCTCCAGCGTGGTGAGGCCGCCCGGGTGGTGCTCGACGTGCTGGCGTACTTCGACGAGACGACGGAGGAGTTCGTCCGCCGTCGCCATCGGGAACTGCAGGCGGCCGGCGCGGTGAACTCGGAGATCTTCGAGCGCATCGCGGCGGAGCTGCCGCACCGCGCCGTGGCACCGCCGGAACTCTCGCTCCGGCAGCTGCGCCGCATCGTCTACGGCTGACCGGCCGAACCGGTCCGGCCGGGAAACCACCGGGCACACACCCGAGACCAGGAGGGTCACCAACTCTATGTGCGGAATCGTCGGTTACATCGGCAAGCGTGACGTCGCCCCGCTGCTGCTGGAGGGCCTGCAGCGGCTTGAGTACCGCGGGTACGACTCCGCGGGCGTCGTGATCACCGGCCCGAAGTCCTCGGGCCTGAAGATGGTCAAGGCCAAGGGCCGCGTCCGGGACCTGGAGGCGCGCATCCCCAAGCGCTTCGCCGGGACCACCGGCATCGCCCACACCCGCTGGGCCACCCACGGCGCGCCGAGCGACCACAACGCACACCCGCACATGGACCCCGAGAACAAGGTCGCGGTCGTCCACAACGGCATCGTCGACAACGCCTCCGAGCTGCGCGCCAAGCTGGAGGCGGACGGCGTGGTCTTCGCGTCGGAGACCGACACCGAGGTCCTCACCCACCTGATCGCCCGCTCGCAGGCCACCACGCTGGAGGAGAAGGTCCGCGAGGCGCTGAAGGTCGTCGAGGGCACCTACGGCATCGCCGTGCTGCACGCCGACTTCAACGACCGCATCGTGGTCGCCCGCAACGGCTCCCCGGTCGTCCTCGGCATCGGCGAGAAGGAGATGTTCGTCGCCTCCGACGTCGCCGCCCTGGTCGCCCACACCCGCCAGGTCGTCACCCTCGACGACGGCGAGATGGCCACGCTGAAGGCCGACGACTTCCGCACGTACACCACGACCGGCACGCGGACCACCGCCACCCCGGAGACCGTGGAGTGGGAGGCCGCCTCGTACGACATGGGCGGCCACGACACGTACATGCACAAGGAGATCTCCGAGCAGCCCGACGCGGTGGACCGCGTGCTGCGCGGCCGGATCGACGACCGGTTCTCCACCGTGCACCTGGGCGGGCTGAACCTGGACGCCCGCGAGGCCCGCACGATCCGCCGCATCAAGATCCTCGGCTGCGGCACCTCGTACCACGCCGGCATGATCGGCGCGAGCCTCATCGAGGGCATGGCGCGCATCCCCGCCGACGCCGAGCCCGCCTCGGAGTTCCGCTACCGCAACCCGGTCGTCGACCCCGACACGCTGTACATCGCCGTCTCGCAGTCCGGCGAGACCTACGACGTGCTCGCCGCCGTCCAGGAGCTGAAGCGCAAGGGCGCCCGCGTCCTCGGCGTCGTCAACGTCGTCGGCTCGGCCATCGCCCGCGAGGCCGACGGCGGCGTGTACGTCCACGCCGGGCCGGAGGTCTGCGTGGTCTCCACCAAGTGCTTCACCAACACCGTGGTCGCCTTCGCGCTGCTCGCCCTGCACCTCGGCCGCATCCGCGACCTGTCCGTCACGGACGGCAGGCGGATCATCGAGGGCCTGCGCAGGCTGCCGGAGCAGATCAGCGAGATCCTCAAGCTGGAGGACGAGATCAAGGAGCTGGCCGCCGAGTACGCGGGCGCCCAGTCGATGATGTTCATCGGCCGGGTGCGCGGCTACCCGGTGGCCCTGGAGGCCTCCCTGAAGCTCAAGGAGATCTCGTACATCCACGCCGAGGCGTACCCGGCGTCCGAGCTGAAGCACGGCCCGCTCGCGCTGATCGAGCCGGCGCTGCCGACCGTCGCGATCGTCCCGGACGACGCCCTGCTGGAGAAGAACCGCGCCGCGCTGGAGGAGATCAAGGCCCGCAGCGGCCGCATCCTCGCCGTGGCCCACCAGGAGCAGGAGAAGGCCGACCACACGATCGTCGTGCCGAAGAACGAGGACGAGCTGGACCCGATCCTCATGGGCATCCCGCTCCAGCTGTTCGCGTACCACACGGCCCTGGCGATGGGCCGCGACATCGACAAGCCGCGCAACCTCGCCAAGTCCGTCACGGTCGAGTAGGCCCGGCCGCTCCTTTCCGGCCCGGGGNNCNGCCGCTCACCGCGAGCGGCCGGCCCCCGGCCGCGTCCTACAGGGCGCGCAGGAGGAACGAGGTCTTGGTGTAGCTCGCGCCGGAGCAGGCGTAGGAGTCCTGGGTGGCCGTGTAGGTGAATCCGGACGGCACGGAGCAGGCCCACATCCCGGTCACGGGCTTGTAGAGCAGGAACGAGGTCTTGGTGTAGTAGCTCGCACCGGAGCACGCGTGGGTGTTCTGCACCGCGGTGTGGGTGTACCCCGGCATGGTGGTGCAGGCCCACATGCCCTCGGCGGGCGGCTGGACGTAGAACTCGGTGGTCGTGAAGCTGGCACCGCCGGAACAGGTGTACGAGTTGCGGACCTCGGTGTACGTGTAGCCGGACGGCACGGTGCAGGCCCAGAACGCCGAGGCGGCGCCCTCGGCGACGGGCGCGGCGGCGGGCGCCTCCACGATGGTGGCCCCAGGGCGCGGGGCCGTGACGGTGGCGGCCACGGTGGCCCCGGGGCGCGGGGCCGTGACGGTGGCGGCCACGGTGGCCCCGGGAGCGGGCTCCACGGCCGCACTCGCGACGGTGGCCTCCGGTCCCGGCGCGGCCACGGTGGCCCCGGGGCCCGGTTCCGCGATCGTGGCCGCGACGGTGGCCTCCGGACCCGGGGCGGACGCGGGGTTCACGGCGGCGGCCGGGGCGACCGCGGCGACGGCGAGGACGGCGGTGGCCGCGGCGGCGAGCAGCGTGCGCGGCAGGGTCGTTCGCAGCATGGTGGGGCACTCCTCGTGGTGGTCACTCGGACAGGACCGACGGAGGGGAGCCGGCCGGGTCCCGGCCCGTGCCCCGCCCGCCGCAGAGCGCGCACGAAGACTGTCAGCGGCACCCGCCCCGGACAAGTGCNNACCCCCGGGCCGCCGCCTTTCGGTCGCCCACCGCACCCCGGCCGGCCTGCGGGCCGACCGGGGCACCCCGCCCCCGCCAGGGCGTTCGGCGGGGACGGAACGGCGGGGTCCGCACCCCCGGCCGGCCGCTCGACCCGATCGGCCGACCCGGCCGGCCGGTTCACCTACCCGGCCCGATCGGCCGGTTCAGTCGGCCGGGGCGTTGAAGTGCACCTCCGGGTCGGCCGCCGTGGGCCCGTCGAGCCGCGGCTGCGGCAGTCCGCGCAGGTGGAGGTCGAAGAACGCCGCCGTGTAGGTGCGGACCAGCTCCACCGCCCGCTCGGGCCGGATCGTCGGCGGGGTCGGCGAGGGGTTCGGGATGCCGAGCTGGTCGAAGAGGAGCGGCGCGTCGGAGAACGTCAGGTGGTCGGTGCCCGCCACGCTGATCCAGCGCTTCCAGCCGTCGAGGTTCCGCCAGGCCTCGTTCCAGGTGGGGTCCTCGCCGCCGGGCAGGTGCGCGTCCGTGTGGGTGCCGAGCATCAGGAACGGCCGCCCGCCGAGCCCGCCGGCCGGTACGGGATCGCCGAACGTGCCGTCCATGTTGACCCCGGCCCGCACCCGCGGGTCCTGCGCCATGACGGAGGCCGCCGCGGCGCCGCCGATGGAGTGGCCCGACACGCCGATCCGCTTGCGGTCGACGAGCCCGGCGTGCCGCCAGGCGGGGCGCGGCCCGGTCAGCCGGTCCAGCAGGAACGAGATGTCCTGGCCGCGCTGCACGGTGGCCTTCCGCATGTCCTCCATCGTCTCGGCCTTCTCGCAGGCCGCGCAGGTGAGCACCCGGCCGCCGGGGAAGGCCGTGCCGAACGACTCGTGGGCGTGGTCCACGAGGGCGACGACGTACCCGCGGCTGCCGAGGTCCTCGGCGAGGGTGGTCAGCGTGTACCGGGGCGCGCCGAAGCCGGGCGAGAGCACGACCAGCGGATGACGGCCGCGCTCCGGGCGGGCCCCGGGGACGCTGTGGGTGCGGGTGGCGGCCAGCTTGGCGGCGGTCGCGGGGTCGGTGACGCCGAAGGCCTCCAGCAGCGGGCCCACCTCGCGCGGGTGCGTGTACGGGGCGGCGGTGCCGGCGGCGGACCGGGCGGGGTAGTACAGGTCGACCATCAGCTCGCGGGGCCGCTCGGGCACCCACAGGTCGGCGCGCGACCGGTCCACGAGGTGGAGGGTGTCCCGGCCGACCGGGAAGGCCCCGGTGGGCCGGGGCAGCACCATCCCCCGGACGGACTGCCCGGCGGCCCGGTCGGCGGTGGTGGCGGTGGAGGGGGCCTGCGCGGCCGGCGGTGCGACGGTGGTGGACGAGGCGGATCCGATCACCGGCGCGGCGGCGGGGACCCGTACGTCGGCGGGGACGGCGGTGGCGGACGGGGTCTGTGCGACCGCGGGGGCGGCGGTGGCGAGGGCGATGACGAGGGCCGCTGCGGCGGCGGTGCGCAGGGTGCGTGGCGACTTCATGGGAAGGACGCTAGACCGGCGCCGGGGCCCCGTACGTCACCCTCCGGTCCGGAACCCGGTCCATCCGTGGGCCTACGCCCCCTACCCCTGGAGTCGGTTGACGAGCCGTCACCGTACGACCGGGGTGGTAGGTGCGGCGCGCCGGGCGGTTCCCGGGACGCCGCGACCGGGTACGGGCGCGGAGCCCGGCCGCCGGCCCCCGCCCGGCACGGCACCGCCCGGGGGTCACGGTGGCGGCCGTCCGGTGCGGAGGCGGGCCGGCGCCNCGCCNGGGGCCCTCCGTACCGCCGCCCCGCCCCGCGGGCTCGCCGCCCGATCGGCCCCGCTGCCGCAGCCGAACGCTTCACCAGCGCACGGAACGCCCTGCCCGATGGCTTGATTTATTCGTGAACTATTTAGGGTGCGCTACGGGATGACGACGACCGGGCGCTGCGCCCGGCGCGCGAGCCGGCCGGCGACGGAGCCGAAGACGCGCCCCGCGAGGCCCTGGGTGGAGCCGACCACGATGGCGTCGGCGGAGTACTCGCGGCCGACCTCCTCCAGCTCGTGACAGATGTCGCCGCCGCGCTCGACCAGGATCCAGGGCACCTCGGCCAGGTGGTCGGCGCAGGCCAGCTCCAGCCCCAGGAGTTCGGTGCGGTGGTCGGGCACGTCGACGAAGACCGGCGGCTCGCAGCCGGCCCACACGGTCGTGGGGAGCCGGTTGGCGACGTGCACGATGATCAGGCCGGACCCGGACCGGCGCGCCATGCCGACCGCGTACGCGAGCGCCCGCTCGCTGGAGGTCGAACCGTCGAAGCCGACGACGACGCCGTGCCGGAACGCCGGATCGCACGCGCGGGGCACGTCGGCCGCCAGGGGGTCCGCCGCGGAATCGGCGACCCGCCTGCGATCGGCTGGTTCGGGGAGTTCGTGACCGGCCATGGGTGTCTCGGCGAAGAGGATCTCGTAGGAAGGTTCGAGGGGCGTCCGACGGCAAAGCCGCGTCCGGGAAGCCCTCTTCCCGGCCCCACGCCCCCAGGGTACGGCGCCTGTCCTCCCGTGCCCAGAGCCGTCGCCCCGCGGGCTCCGGGGAGCATGCCCGAGCCGCCGCCCGGGCGCGACGCCGGCCGGCGGCCGCGACGCCTCCGGGGCCGCCCGGAGGACTCCCGCGGCGACCCGCGGAACGGCGCCNNGNNCCTTATACACNNNNCNCACGCTCCCGNNAGACNCCNCCCCCGAGACGCACCCGGCCGGGCGAGGCACCCCTCCGCGCCCTCCCCGAGCAGCGCCTCGCACCGGACCCGCCGCGCGGCCCGGCCCCCCTCCGCCGCGGGAGGCGTGCGGGGCCGGGCCGCGGGTAGGCGCCGTGGGNGCCGGCCGGCGCCCGGCGGGCGTCCGGCGGGGGCGCCGCGCGGGCCGCGTACGGCGGGTGGGGGTGTCGGTCGACTTACCGAACGGACTGATTCGCACACGCGGGCCCATATGTTTTCAGCCAACTTCGGCGAACC
It includes:
- a CDS encoding IucA/IucC family protein, yielding MSTAAHRTADAVAHLTPERWAHANRLLVRKALAEFSHERLLDPQPLGEGRYRVLADDGATEYRFTAGRFALDHWQVYADSVSRHRDGTELPLDALEFFIELRGALGLGDEVLPVYLEEISSTLAGTAYKSAKPPVTAAELARADFQAVETGMTEGHPCFVANNGRLGFGGDEYHAYAPEAASPLRLVWLAAHRDRTAFTAGEGVEYDAFVRAELGDATVDGFARALAARGLDMADYLLVPVHPWQWWNKLTVTFAAEIARQRLVYLGEGDDTYLAQQSIRTFFNTSDPAKHYVKTALSVLNMGFMRGLSAAYMQATPAINDWLADLIDRDEVLRAARFSIIRERAAVGYRHLEYEAATDRYSPYRKMLAALWRESPVPSLEPGQRLATMASLLHVDHEGASFAGALIAESGLAPDRWLRRYLDAYLLPVLHTFYAYDLAWMPHGENVILVIEDGVVRRAIFKDIAEEIVVMDPDAPLPPAVERIRVEVPEDQKLLSVFTDVFDCFFRFLGATLDAEGVLDEETFWATVAECVTAYQASRPELAARFARYDVFAEEFALSCLNRLQLRDNRQMVDLADPSAALQLVGTLRNPLAKHRP
- a CDS encoding universal stress protein yields the protein MAGHELPEPADRRRVADSAADPLAADVPRACDPAFRHGVVVGFDGSTSSERALAYAVGMARRSGSGLIIVHVANRLPTTVWAGCEPPVFVDVPDHRTELLGLELACADHLAEVPWILVERGGDICHELEEVGREYSADAIVVGSTQGLAGRVFGSVAGRLARRAQRPVVVIP
- a CDS encoding alpha/beta hydrolase family protein, with translation MKSPRTLRTAAAAALVIALATAAPAVAQTPSATAVPADVRVPAAAPVIGSASSTTVAPPAAQAPSTATTADRAAGQSVRGMVLPRPTGAFPVGRDTLHLVDRSRADLWVPERPRELMVDLYYPARSAAGTAAPYTHPREVGPLLEAFGVTDPATAAKLAATRTHSVPGARPERGRHPLVVLSPGFGAPRYTLTTLAEDLGSRGYVVALVDHAHESFGTAFPGGRVLTCAACEKAETMEDMRKATVQRGQDISFLLDRLTGPRPAWRHAGLVDRKRIGVSGHSIGGAAAASVMAQDPRVRAGVNMDGTFGDPVPAGGLGGRPFLMLGTHTDAHLPGGEDPTWNEAWRNLDGWKRWISVAGTDHLTFSDAPLLFDQLGIPNPSPTPPTIRPERAVELVRTYTAAFFDLHLRGLPQPRLDGPTAADPEVHFNAPAD
- the glmS gene encoding glutamine--fructose-6-phosphate transaminase (isomerizing), yielding MCGIVGYIGKRDVAPLLLEGLQRLEYRGYDSAGVVITGPKSSGLKMVKAKGRVRDLEARIPKRFAGTTGIAHTRWATHGAPSDHNAHPHMDPENKVAVVHNGIVDNASELRAKLEADGVVFASETDTEVLTHLIARSQATTLEEKVREALKVVEGTYGIAVLHADFNDRIVVARNGSPVVLGIGEKEMFVASDVAALVAHTRQVVTLDDGEMATLKADDFRTYTTTGTRTTATPETVEWEAASYDMGGHDTYMHKEISEQPDAVDRVLRGRIDDRFSTVHLGGLNLDAREARTIRRIKILGCGTSYHAGMIGASLIEGMARIPADAEPASEFRYRNPVVDPDTLYIAVSQSGETYDVLAAVQELKRKGARVLGVVNVVGSAIAREADGGVYVHAGPEVCVVSTKCFTNTVVAFALLALHLGRIRDLSVTDGRRIIEGLRRLPEQISEILKLEDEIKELAAEYAGAQSMMFIGRVRGYPVALEASLKLKEISYIHAEAYPASELKHGPLALIEPALPTVAIVPDDALLEKNRAALEEIKARSGRILAVAHQEQEKADHTIVVPKNEDELDPILMGIPLQLFAYHTALAMGRDIDKPRNLAKSVTVE